A region from the Manihot esculenta cultivar AM560-2 chromosome 13, M.esculenta_v8, whole genome shotgun sequence genome encodes:
- the LOC110607329 gene encoding pre-mRNA-splicing factor 38, protein MANRTDPAAKSIRGTNPQNLVEKILRSKIYQNTYWKEQCFGLTAETLVDKAMELDHLGGTYGGNRKPTPFMCLVMKMLQIQPEKDIVVEFIKNDDYKYVRILGAFYLRLTGTDVDVYRYLEPLYNDYRKLRQKLADGKFALTHVDEVIDELLTKDYSCDIALPRVKKRRTLESLGSLEPRKSVLEDDFEEEEEKEENEQIDGLDNGADERDYYHGRSPTRERDRDRRRESHRYRDRDYDRDYDRDYDRERGRGRERDRDRERDRDRERERDRDRDRYRLREEKDYGRDREREREREGRERERRDRDRGRRSHSRSRSRSRDRKRHGRSCSPKRRGDGPEEPKKKKEKKEKKDDGTDHPDPEIAEANKLRAALGLKPLK, encoded by the exons ATGGCCAACCGCACAGATCCTGCGGCCAAGAGTATAAGGGGCACTAACCCCCAGAACTTGGTGGAGAAGATTCTTAGGTCTAAGATTTACCAGAACACCTACTGGAAGGAGCAATGCTTCGGGTTAACGGCGGAGACGCTTGTGGACAAGGCTATGGAGCTCGATCATCTCGGTGGTACTTACGGTGGCAACCGCAAACCTACGCCTTTTATGTGCTTAGTCATGAAGATGCTCCAAATCCAGCCCGAAAAGGATATCGTCGTCGAGTTCATAAAGAACGACGATTACAA ATATGTGCGAATACTTGGTGCTTTTTATCTGCGCCTTACTGGGACTGATGTTGATGTGTACCGATACCTAGAACCTTTATACAATGACTATCGAAAATTAAGGCAAAAGTTAGCTGATGGAA AATTTGCCTTAACACATGTGGATGAGGTTATAGATGAGCTTCTGACAAAAGATTATTCCTGTGATATTGCTCTGCCTCGTGTCAAGAAAAG AAGGACACTTGAATCACTTGGCTCACTTGAGCCTAGAAAAAGTGTGTTGGAAGATGATTTTGAAGAGgaggaagagaaagaggaaaatgaacaaaTTGATGGGCTAGACAATGGGGCTGATGAAAGA GATTATTACCATGGGAGAAGTCCCACAAGGGAAAGAGATAGAGATAGGAGACGCGAGAGTCACAGATACAG GGATCGAGACTATGATCGGGACTATGACAGGGACTACGATAGAGAACGTGGACGGGGGCGTGAGAGAGATAGGGATAGAGAACGGGATAGGgacagagaaagagagagggaTAGGGATCGGGATCGCTATCGTTTAAGAGAAGAAAAGGATTATGGTCGTGATAGGGAACGAGAAAGAGAGAGGGAAGGCAGAGAACGGGAGAGGCGAGATAGGGACCGTGGCAGGCGGAGTCATTCAAGGAGTAGAAGTAGGAGTAGGGATCGCAAGAGACATGGCCGCAGCTGCAGTCCAAAAAGGCGTGGAGATGGTCCGGAAGAgccaaagaagaaaaaggaaaagaaggaaaagaaggatgaTGGCACCGAccacccagatccagagattgCAGAAGCTAATAAGCTCCGAGCAGCCTTGGGTTTGAAACCATTGAAGTGA